A genome region from Mycolicibacterium litorale includes the following:
- a CDS encoding SRPBCC family protein gives MAAPLLHAEIDIDAPVHKVWALVSDLRRMPQWSPQCRVMKPLGPLRPGTRTVNLNRRGFLVWPTTCTVTEVVPEKKVAFRVDANKTVWSYELQPTATGTRLVETRNAENGVTAVSNMAVNKLMGGVPSFEQELVAGMNESLAKIKAAAER, from the coding sequence ATGGCCGCACCACTGCTGCACGCAGAGATCGACATCGACGCCCCGGTGCACAAAGTGTGGGCACTCGTGTCGGACCTGCGTCGGATGCCGCAGTGGAGCCCGCAGTGCCGCGTCATGAAGCCGCTCGGCCCGCTGCGGCCGGGGACCAGGACGGTCAACCTCAACCGTCGCGGCTTCCTCGTATGGCCGACCACCTGCACGGTCACCGAGGTCGTCCCGGAGAAGAAGGTGGCGTTCCGCGTCGACGCCAACAAGACGGTGTGGAGTTACGAACTCCAACCGACCGCCACCGGCACCCGCCTGGTGGAGACCCGCAACGCCGAGAACGGTGTGACCGCGGTGTCGAACATGGCGGTGAACAAGCTGATGGGCGGGGTGCCGAGTTTCGAACAGGAACTCGTCGCCGGAATGAACGAATCGCTGGCCAAGATCAAGGCCGCGGCTGAGCGTTAG
- a CDS encoding Rv0880 family HTH-type transcriptional regulator — MIDLESRLAGDLSLAVVRLARQLRFRRAESPISLSQLSALSTLAKEGAMTPGALAVRERVRPPSMTRVIASLADMGFVARNAHPVDGRQVLVSVSPAGAELVEAEKQASQEWLQRRLAQLEPEQRKTLLMAADLMSAMVEESA, encoded by the coding sequence GTGATAGACCTCGAGTCTCGGTTAGCCGGCGATTTGTCGCTCGCGGTAGTACGGCTAGCTCGCCAATTGCGCTTCCGGCGTGCCGAATCGCCGATTTCGCTGTCGCAATTGTCAGCGCTGTCAACGCTGGCCAAGGAGGGTGCGATGACTCCCGGAGCGTTAGCTGTGCGCGAACGGGTGCGTCCTCCGTCGATGACTCGGGTAATCGCCTCGCTGGCCGATATGGGCTTTGTCGCGCGAAATGCGCACCCGGTGGACGGTCGGCAGGTGCTGGTTTCGGTGTCGCCGGCGGGGGCCGAACTCGTCGAGGCGGAAAAGCAGGCCAGCCAGGAATGGCTGCAACGGCGACTGGCTCAACTCGAACCCGAACAGCGCAAGACGCTGCTGATGGCGGCCGACCTGATGTCGGCGATGGTGGAGGAGAGCGCGTAA
- a CDS encoding MFS transporter, giving the protein MRENRDVAGGRDESDGDFRRDARYYPPRPPAGHDHPGMANYPSDGGSYRRPRRGSMPSANRWLPPLDEPASSGRHDEPPPGVGAGAEKVTVTRAAAQRSREMGSRMYGLVHRAATADGADKSGLTALTWPVVANFAVDAAMAVALANTLFFAAASGESKSKVALYLLITIAPFAVIAPLIGPALDRLQHGRRVALAASFLMRTALVVLLIANYDGAGGYESWVLYPCALGMMVLSKSFSVLRSAVTPRVLPPSIDLVRVNSRLTTFGLLGGTVVGGGVAAGAEYLLNLFHLPGALYVIVAATVAGAALSMRIPKWVEVTAGEVPATLSYHGGSAGLRREPPSERSGKARQPMGRNTITALWGNCTIKVMVGFLFLYPAFVAKSHDATGWEQLRILGLIGAAAAIGNFIGNMTSARLELGHPARLVVRSATAVTAVALATALTGNLLVAAVATLITSGASAIAKASLDASLQDDLPEESRASAFGRSESLLQLAWVAGGATGVLIYTDLWIGFTTITAVLILGLAQTVVSYRGESLIPGFGGNRPVLAAQEGRHEGRRTDTAGVSYE; this is encoded by the coding sequence ATGAGGGAGAATCGTGACGTGGCCGGCGGACGTGATGAGAGTGACGGAGATTTCCGGCGCGACGCTCGCTATTACCCGCCGCGGCCACCCGCGGGCCACGACCACCCCGGCATGGCGAACTACCCGAGCGACGGCGGCTCCTACCGGCGCCCGCGCCGGGGATCCATGCCGAGCGCGAACCGCTGGCTGCCGCCGCTCGACGAGCCGGCGTCGTCGGGTCGCCACGACGAACCGCCGCCCGGCGTCGGCGCCGGGGCGGAGAAGGTCACCGTCACCCGCGCCGCCGCGCAGCGCAGCCGCGAGATGGGTTCGAGGATGTACGGCCTGGTGCACCGGGCCGCCACCGCCGACGGCGCCGACAAATCCGGCCTGACCGCACTGACCTGGCCGGTGGTGGCCAACTTCGCCGTCGACGCCGCGATGGCGGTGGCGCTGGCCAACACGTTGTTCTTCGCCGCCGCCAGCGGGGAGAGCAAGAGCAAGGTCGCGCTGTACCTGCTCATCACCATCGCCCCGTTCGCGGTGATCGCCCCGCTCATCGGCCCGGCGCTGGACCGGCTGCAGCACGGCCGCCGCGTGGCCCTCGCCGCGTCGTTCCTGATGCGCACCGCGCTGGTCGTGTTGCTGATCGCCAACTACGACGGCGCGGGCGGCTACGAGTCGTGGGTGCTCTACCCGTGTGCGCTCGGGATGATGGTCCTGTCGAAATCGTTCTCGGTGTTACGCAGCGCCGTCACCCCACGCGTACTGCCGCCGAGCATCGACCTGGTGCGGGTCAACTCCCGGCTCACCACGTTCGGGTTACTGGGCGGCACCGTGGTCGGCGGTGGGGTCGCCGCCGGCGCGGAGTACCTGCTCAACCTGTTCCATCTGCCCGGCGCGCTGTACGTCATCGTGGCGGCGACCGTCGCGGGCGCGGCGCTGTCCATGCGGATCCCCAAGTGGGTGGAGGTCACCGCCGGTGAGGTGCCCGCCACGCTGAGCTACCACGGCGGCAGCGCCGGTCTGCGCCGCGAGCCGCCGTCGGAACGCTCCGGCAAGGCCCGACAACCCATGGGCCGCAACACCATCACCGCGCTGTGGGGGAACTGCACGATCAAGGTGATGGTCGGGTTCCTGTTCCTCTACCCGGCGTTCGTGGCGAAATCGCACGACGCCACCGGCTGGGAACAGCTGCGCATTCTCGGCCTGATCGGCGCGGCCGCCGCGATCGGCAACTTCATCGGCAACATGACCAGCGCGCGCCTGGAACTCGGCCACCCGGCACGGCTGGTGGTGCGCTCGGCCACCGCGGTGACGGCGGTCGCACTGGCGACCGCGCTGACCGGCAACCTGCTCGTCGCCGCGGTCGCCACGCTCATCACCTCCGGAGCCTCCGCGATCGCCAAGGCGTCGCTGGACGCATCGCTGCAGGACGACCTGCCGGAGGAGTCGCGGGCCTCGGCGTTCGGCCGTTCGGAGTCGCTGCTGCAGCTCGCCTGGGTCGCCGGCGGGGCCACCGGGGTGCTCATCTACACCGACCTCTGGATCGGCTTCACTACGATCACGGCCGTGTTGATTCTCGGGCTGGCGCAGACGGTGGTGAGTTATCGCGGTGAGTCGCTGATTCCAGGGTTCGGCGGCAACCGTCCGGTGCTGGCCGCACAGGAAGGCCGTCACGAAGGTCGGCGTACCGACACCGCCGGGGTGAGCTACGAGTGA
- the serC gene encoding phosphoserine transaminase, with the protein MAELSIPADLKPRDGRFGSGPSKVRPEQLAALAAAGDLFGTSHRQAPIKNLVGRVRDGVKQLFSVPDGYEVILGNGGSTAFWDAAAFGLIDQRSLHLTYGEFSAKFASAVAKNPFVGDPIVVKADPGSAPQPQSDPSVDVIAWAHNETSTGVAVPVQRPADSGDALIVIDATSGAGGLPVDITQADAYYFAPQKNFAGDGGLWLAVVSPAALARIDQIAQSGRWVPDFLSLPIAVENSLKNQTYNTPAIGTLVLLADQLDWLNGNGGLDWAVKRTADSSQRLYSWAEASSYATPFVIDPALRSQVVGTIDFSDEVDAAAVAKVLRANGIVDTEPYRKLGRNQLRVAMFAAVDPEDVGALTQCVDWVVERL; encoded by the coding sequence ATGGCCGAACTCTCGATCCCCGCCGACCTCAAGCCCCGCGACGGACGCTTCGGCTCCGGACCGTCGAAGGTGCGCCCCGAACAACTCGCCGCGCTCGCGGCCGCGGGAGACCTCTTCGGCACCTCCCACCGGCAGGCCCCGATCAAGAACCTCGTGGGCCGGGTGCGCGACGGCGTCAAGCAGCTCTTCTCGGTGCCCGACGGCTACGAGGTCATCCTCGGCAACGGCGGCTCGACCGCGTTCTGGGACGCGGCCGCATTCGGCCTCATCGACCAGCGGTCGCTGCACCTGACCTACGGCGAGTTCAGCGCGAAGTTCGCCTCGGCCGTCGCCAAGAACCCGTTCGTCGGCGATCCGATCGTCGTCAAGGCCGACCCGGGCAGCGCACCGCAGCCGCAGTCCGACCCGTCCGTCGACGTCATCGCCTGGGCGCACAACGAGACCTCTACCGGTGTCGCGGTGCCCGTGCAGCGTCCGGCGGACTCCGGGGACGCGTTGATCGTCATCGACGCCACCTCCGGCGCGGGCGGGCTGCCCGTCGACATCACGCAGGCCGACGCGTACTACTTCGCGCCACAGAAGAACTTCGCCGGCGACGGCGGCCTGTGGCTCGCGGTCGTCAGCCCCGCGGCGCTCGCGCGCATCGACCAGATCGCGCAGTCGGGCCGCTGGGTGCCCGACTTCCTGTCGCTGCCGATCGCCGTCGAGAACAGCCTCAAGAACCAGACCTACAACACCCCGGCGATCGGCACGCTGGTGCTGCTGGCCGATCAGCTGGATTGGCTGAACGGCAACGGCGGCCTGGACTGGGCGGTCAAGCGCACCGCGGACTCGTCGCAGCGGCTGTATTCGTGGGCCGAGGCGTCGTCGTACGCCACCCCGTTCGTCATCGACCCAGCGCTGCGCTCGCAGGTGGTCGGCACCATCGACTTCAGCGACGAGGTGGACGCGGCCGCGGTCGCAAAGGTGTTGCGCGCCAACGGAATCGTCGATACCGAGCCGTACCGCAAGCTCGGCCGCAACCAGTTGCGGGTCGCAATGTTCGCCGCCGTCGACCCCGAGGACGTCGGCGCGCTGACGCAGTGCGTCGACTGGGTCGTCGAACGGTTGTGA
- a CDS encoding DUF2530 domain-containing protein — MADQPAPEHHPPQPPALPSGLLEPWPVILVIAAAWLIATVLAFTVSALHEWRPYTIAGLGIGVLGTSIFLWQRHAVRRGARGAQSGLR, encoded by the coding sequence ATGGCCGACCAACCCGCCCCCGAACACCACCCGCCGCAGCCGCCCGCGCTGCCGTCCGGGCTGCTCGAGCCGTGGCCGGTGATCCTGGTGATCGCCGCGGCGTGGCTGATCGCCACGGTGCTGGCGTTCACGGTGAGCGCGCTGCACGAGTGGCGGCCCTACACGATCGCCGGGCTGGGCATCGGCGTGCTTGGCACGTCGATCTTCCTGTGGCAACGTCACGCGGTACGCCGCGGTGCCCGCGGCGCACAGAGCGGGCTGCGCTGA
- a CDS encoding AurF N-oxygenase family protein encodes MARTRTVRRWRRNMDVSDDAAYVDTLTTLSEGSVRRNFNPYTDIEWDTPEFAVFDGDKRWILPGTDPIGRHPWYQAQPVERQIEIGRWRQANVAKVGLQFEIILIRGLTNYAFWVPNGSPEYRYCMHESVEECNHTMMFQEMVNRIGADVPGMPRLLRWLSPFIPLVAGPLPIPFFFGVLAGEEPIDHTQKNVLREAKDLHPIMERVMAIHVAEEARHISFAHEYLRKRLPKLPRRQRFFLSLYVPVVMRVLCQAIIVPPKSFWKEFDIPRSVRKELFFRAPESRQFLRDMFGDVRMLCHETGLMNPLAKLMWRICRIDGRPSRYRSEPHRQHVVTAA; translated from the coding sequence ATGGCTCGCACACGCACGGTCCGGCGGTGGCGCCGCAACATGGACGTCAGCGACGACGCGGCATACGTGGACACGCTGACCACCCTCTCCGAGGGCTCGGTGCGCCGGAATTTCAACCCCTACACCGACATCGAATGGGACACCCCGGAGTTCGCTGTGTTCGACGGCGACAAGCGGTGGATCCTGCCGGGAACCGATCCGATCGGCCGGCACCCGTGGTACCAGGCTCAGCCGGTGGAGCGGCAGATCGAGATCGGCCGGTGGCGACAGGCCAATGTCGCGAAGGTCGGCCTGCAGTTCGAGATCATCCTGATCCGCGGCCTGACCAACTACGCGTTCTGGGTGCCCAACGGCTCACCCGAATACCGCTACTGCATGCACGAGTCGGTCGAAGAGTGCAACCACACGATGATGTTCCAGGAGATGGTGAACCGCATCGGCGCCGACGTCCCCGGTATGCCGCGGCTGCTGCGCTGGCTGTCGCCGTTCATCCCGCTGGTGGCCGGCCCGCTGCCGATCCCGTTCTTCTTCGGTGTGCTCGCCGGTGAGGAGCCCATCGACCACACGCAGAAGAACGTGCTGCGCGAGGCCAAGGACCTGCATCCGATCATGGAGCGGGTCATGGCGATCCACGTCGCCGAGGAAGCGCGCCACATCTCGTTTGCCCACGAATACCTGCGCAAGCGGTTGCCCAAGCTGCCGCGCCGGCAGCGGTTCTTCCTGTCGCTCTACGTCCCGGTGGTGATGCGGGTGCTGTGCCAGGCCATCATCGTCCCGCCGAAGTCGTTCTGGAAGGAATTCGACATCCCGCGGTCGGTGCGCAAGGAACTGTTCTTCCGCGCGCCCGAATCACGGCAGTTCCTGCGCGACATGTTCGGCGACGTCCGGATGCTGTGTCACGAGACCGGTCTGATGAACCCGCTGGCAAAGCTCATGTGGCGGATCTGCCGCATCGACGGCCGGCCGAGCCGCTACCGCAGCGAGCCGCACCGCCAGCACGTCGTCACGGCGGCGTAG
- a CDS encoding DUF2771 domain-containing protein produces MKRVLAVLAAVAVLATAATAFMVWQLSRDHEPMLPEISAYSRGELTRVGPYQYCNVVDLNDCAPAGSQGELQVDERDPVQLSVPSAIAEAPWRLLQVYEDPANTTESLFRPDTRLAVTIPTVDPQRGRLTGIAVQLMTLVQDETGEVFEVPHAEWSIRTVWP; encoded by the coding sequence GTGAAACGCGTCCTGGCCGTGCTGGCGGCCGTCGCGGTGCTGGCGACTGCCGCCACCGCGTTCATGGTGTGGCAGCTCAGCCGCGACCACGAGCCCATGCTCCCGGAGATCAGCGCCTACTCGCGCGGTGAACTCACGCGCGTCGGGCCCTATCAGTACTGCAACGTCGTCGACCTGAACGACTGCGCGCCCGCGGGCAGCCAGGGTGAACTCCAGGTCGACGAGCGCGATCCGGTGCAGCTGTCGGTGCCGTCGGCGATCGCCGAGGCGCCCTGGCGGCTGCTGCAGGTCTACGAAGACCCCGCGAACACCACCGAATCGCTGTTCCGGCCGGACACCCGGCTGGCCGTCACCATCCCGACCGTCGACCCGCAGCGCGGACGGCTCACCGGCATCGCGGTGCAGCTGATGACGCTGGTGCAGGACGAGACCGGCGAGGTGTTCGAGGTGCCCCACGCGGAGTGGTCCATCCGCACGGTGTGGCCCTAG
- a CDS encoding DUF3027 domain-containing protein, with translation MDSVTDTAADVAHRPADLEAVLMGAVEQARAALTEFSGHDTIGEYLGASFEDPTSATHRFLADMPGYRGWQWAVVVAAYPGAEQATISELVLVPGPTALLAPKWVPWHERVRPGDLGPGDLLAPPREDPRLVPGYLASGDPQVDDVAAEVGFGRRQVLSQFGRIDAAQRWHDGDFGPGSAMARSTKRVCRDCGFYVPLSGSLGVMFGVCANEMSADGHVVDSEYGCGAHSDTPAPQGSGSPLYDPYDDGVVEVAEND, from the coding sequence ATGGACAGCGTGACCGACACCGCCGCCGACGTGGCGCACCGCCCAGCCGACCTGGAGGCGGTGCTGATGGGCGCCGTGGAACAGGCGCGCGCCGCGCTCACCGAGTTCAGCGGGCACGACACGATCGGGGAGTACCTCGGCGCCTCGTTCGAGGACCCGACGTCGGCCACCCACCGATTCCTCGCGGACATGCCCGGCTACCGGGGGTGGCAGTGGGCCGTCGTCGTCGCGGCCTATCCCGGCGCGGAGCAGGCCACGATCAGCGAATTGGTGCTGGTCCCCGGCCCGACGGCGCTGCTGGCCCCCAAATGGGTGCCCTGGCACGAGCGGGTGCGTCCAGGGGACCTCGGTCCCGGCGACCTGCTCGCGCCGCCGCGCGAGGATCCCCGGCTGGTGCCCGGCTACCTGGCCAGCGGTGATCCGCAGGTCGACGACGTGGCCGCGGAAGTGGGCTTCGGCCGGCGCCAGGTGCTCAGTCAGTTCGGACGCATCGACGCCGCACAGCGTTGGCACGACGGCGATTTCGGCCCGGGCTCGGCGATGGCGCGCTCGACGAAGCGGGTCTGTCGGGACTGTGGGTTCTACGTCCCGCTGTCCGGTTCGCTCGGCGTCATGTTCGGGGTGTGCGCCAACGAGATGTCGGCCGACGGTCACGTGGTCGATTCCGAGTACGGCTGCGGTGCGCATTCGGACACCCCGGCGCCGCAGGGTTCCGGTTCACCGCTGTACGACCCGTACGACGACGGCGTCGTCGAAGTCGCCGAGAACGACTGA
- a CDS encoding TrmH family RNA methyltransferase, producing the protein MTTVIDVDDPADPRLDDFRDLNSIDRRPDLPSGKGLVIAEGVLVVQRMVASRFTPRALLGTDRRLTELGADLDAVDAPFYRADAEVMAEVVGFHLNRGVLASASRPPELTVEEVLAGARTVAVLEGVNDHENLGSIFRNAAGLAVDAVIFGAGCADPLYRRAVRVSMGHALLVPFARAAGWPDELNLLRDNGFTLLAMTPDPSADTLAQAMAALAVERVAVLVGAEGPGLTERAMRASDRRVRIPMSRGTDSLNVATAAALAFYERVRAG; encoded by the coding sequence TTGACCACCGTCATCGACGTCGACGACCCCGCCGACCCCCGGCTCGACGACTTCAGGGACCTCAACAGCATCGACCGCCGACCCGATTTGCCCAGCGGCAAGGGGCTCGTGATCGCCGAGGGTGTGCTGGTCGTGCAGCGCATGGTGGCGTCCCGGTTCACCCCGCGCGCGCTGCTCGGCACCGATCGCAGGCTGACCGAACTCGGCGCCGACCTCGACGCCGTCGACGCGCCGTTCTACCGGGCCGACGCCGAGGTGATGGCCGAGGTCGTCGGCTTCCACCTCAACCGTGGCGTGCTGGCGTCGGCGTCGCGCCCGCCCGAGCTCACCGTCGAAGAGGTGCTCGCGGGCGCCCGCACGGTGGCGGTGCTCGAAGGGGTCAACGACCACGAGAACCTCGGTTCGATCTTCCGCAACGCCGCCGGACTGGCCGTCGACGCGGTGATCTTCGGCGCCGGCTGCGCCGACCCGCTGTACCGCCGGGCCGTGCGGGTGTCGATGGGCCACGCGCTGCTGGTGCCGTTCGCCCGCGCCGCCGGATGGCCCGACGAGCTGAACCTGTTGCGGGACAACGGCTTCACGTTGCTGGCGATGACGCCCGACCCGTCCGCCGACACGTTGGCGCAGGCGATGGCCGCGCTGGCCGTGGAGAGGGTCGCGGTGCTCGTCGGGGCGGAGGGTCCCGGGTTGACCGAGCGGGCCATGCGCGCCAGCGACCGGCGGGTACGGATCCCGATGTCGCGGGGTACCGATTCGCTCAACGTGGCGACCGCGGCGGCGCTGGCGTTCTACGAACGCGTGCGAGCGGGCTAG
- a CDS encoding DUF2537 domain-containing protein, whose protein sequence is MTDESTPWGTGLTVAAGVAAVTATAVIVLSLGLLRVHPLLAVGLNMVAVGGLAPTVWGWRNRPVWRWFAFGAGVGVAGGWLALLALVLGGYA, encoded by the coding sequence GTGACGGACGAATCCACGCCCTGGGGAACGGGTTTGACGGTGGCCGCCGGTGTCGCCGCGGTGACCGCCACCGCCGTCATCGTGCTCAGCCTCGGACTGCTGCGGGTGCATCCGCTGCTGGCGGTGGGCCTGAACATGGTCGCCGTGGGCGGGCTGGCGCCGACAGTGTGGGGCTGGCGGAACCGGCCGGTGTGGCGGTGGTTCGCGTTCGGCGCCGGCGTCGGGGTCGCGGGCGGATGGCTCGCGCTGCTGGCGCTGGTGCTGGGCGGTTACGCCTAG
- the sepH gene encoding septation protein SepH → MRELKVVELDVDGDTLVCQAGSGERFTLRVDDRLRAAARGDRAGFNRAADQTMIDVEVHNVLRPRDIQAKIRAGASVEQVANASGMPIERVERFAHPVLLERSRAAELATAAHPVLSDGPAVLTLLETVSTALVARGLDPDATTWDAWRNEDGRWTVQVAWKAGRSDNVAHFRFSPGAHGGTVTAFDEAAYQLIDPSFARPLRPVAPLAQLDFDTPVSAPVAAPAPTPAPAPQPEPEPEQEPVAEEPKPAKGRKAKARPTVPGWEDVLLGVRSSGQR, encoded by the coding sequence GTGCGGGAACTCAAGGTCGTGGAACTCGACGTCGACGGCGACACGCTCGTCTGCCAAGCCGGCTCCGGAGAGCGATTCACCCTGCGCGTCGACGACCGACTGCGCGCCGCCGCCCGGGGGGACCGGGCCGGATTCAACCGAGCGGCCGACCAGACCATGATCGATGTCGAGGTGCACAACGTGCTGCGTCCCAGGGATATCCAGGCCAAGATCCGCGCCGGTGCGTCCGTCGAACAGGTCGCCAACGCCTCCGGGATGCCGATCGAACGCGTCGAGCGCTTCGCGCATCCGGTGCTGCTCGAGCGGTCGCGGGCCGCAGAACTCGCCACCGCCGCCCATCCGGTGCTCTCCGACGGACCCGCGGTGCTCACCCTGCTCGAGACCGTCAGCACCGCACTGGTCGCCCGCGGCCTCGACCCCGACGCGACGACGTGGGACGCCTGGCGCAACGAGGACGGCCGCTGGACGGTGCAGGTGGCGTGGAAGGCCGGGCGCTCCGACAACGTCGCCCACTTCCGCTTCTCCCCCGGCGCGCACGGCGGCACGGTCACCGCCTTCGACGAGGCCGCCTACCAGCTCATCGACCCGAGCTTCGCCCGGCCGCTGCGGCCGGTGGCCCCGCTGGCGCAACTGGACTTCGACACCCCGGTCTCAGCACCGGTCGCAGCACCGGCGCCCACGCCCGCCCCCGCGCCGCAGCCCGAACCGGAACCGGAACAGGAACCCGTCGCCGAGGAGCCGAAGCCGGCGAAGGGCCGTAAGGCCAAGGCGCGGCCCACCGTTCCGGGCTGGGAAGACGTTCTGCTCGGGGTGCGCTCCAGCGGGCAGCGCTAG